A region of the Rickettsiales bacterium Ac37b genome:
TCTGTATAGTTACTACCTTTGCTACTTAATTGTTTGATTTGTTCTGCTGTTCTGCTACTTATTTTTGACATATCCTGAATTTGAGAGGTAATTTCAACCGGTATTTTTGCAAAAGAAAGCAGCCGTGAAATTTGCTGTTTGCTAATGCCTAGTTTTTCAGCAAGATCTTTTGGGGTAATAATATTATTATCAATTAATTTACTATAGCTCATACCACGTGCATAATCAGATAAATCTTTACGATTATAATTTTCTGATGCTTGAATAATGGCAGCCTCCTGATCACTGAGCTTTTTAACAATAACTTTTAACTTCAGGCCGGCTACTTTAGCTGCATGCCATCTTCTCTCACCTACAATGAGTTCATATTTATATTGGTTATTTATTGATAATTCTCTCACTATACAGGGCTGTTGCTGACCAATTTCTTTAAATTCGGATGCTAACCCTTCTATATCACCTAATTCACCTTCTGGACGATCATGAAATTCCCAATTTTTGATAATACTACAGTCCACTTCAAGAATAGTATCAACGTTAGTCATAGTAATTTGTTTCTGCTTTTTCTCGTTTTGGATTTCATTAAATAATTTTTCAGCTTCTCTGATATCTTTAATAATTCCTTGCATAAATTTATCTTTGGATTTCTCCATGTCAGGAGAGATACTATTACCATCAATATTCCAAGGCCTGTATTCTCTTTTCTTAAAAGATTTAGAAGATTGATTATTTTTGATTTCATCGATTTTAGGCATAATGATTTACATCCTATTTTTCTTTTTTGAATCTATATTAATATTAAGCAATTCTCTTGTTAAAGCATCAAAATCGTCGCGTACCAAAGAATTCTTAAGCGCACTAAACATATTACATTCCATATCGGTAATATTTGGTATTTCTTGAGTATGGCGTATTGCTGTAGTGAGAGCATTCCCCGAATTAATTTCAGCCGCAATAGTAGTTTGAATGGCTTTATCAGAAAGTATTGTATTACCATTATACTTATTTAGGAAGACCTTATATTCTATATTTTGTTCGTATTGATTATTAATATTATATAATTCGGTTTTTAAGATCTTTAATCCTTTGGCACTAAATTTATCAGGATTTAACGGTACTACCAGCGAATCAGAATATAAAGTAGCAGCTGTCACTGAATGACCCATCATAGGAGGACAATCAATAAAAATAAAATCATAATCATTTTCTATAGGCGCTAAAATATGCCTTAATATTTTATCTAAAGGGGCCTTGCTCATAGCAAGTTTACTATCCAAAATAACATTTTCAATTCTACTAGGTAATAAATCAATACCCTCTTCAACATTAATAATAGCTTCCTTTAGGGTTGCTTCCTTATTTATAATATCAATTAAAACAGGTGACTCATACGGATCA
Encoded here:
- the parA gene encoding Plasmid partitioning protein ParA, with the translated sequence MTPMNQLHKLSQEVTTIRQPKLAATYVAELLGITLQGLHKQLKSLGVQCPKLANKSYITHAIAQKLFNIDFKQQKIAFQIVKGGTGKTTSLHNISCAASLYGAKILAIDLDPQGNLTDAFAYDPYESPVLIDIINKEATLKEAIINVEEGIDLLPSRIENVILDSKLAMSKAPLDKILRHILAPIENDYDFIFIDCPPMMGHSVTAATLYSDSLVVPLNPDKFSAKGLKILKTELYNINNQYEQNIEYKVFLNKYNGNTILSDKAIQTTIAAEINSGNALTTAIRHTQEIPNITDMECNMFSALKNSLVRDDFDALTRELLNINIDSKKKNRM
- the parB gene encoding Plasmid partitioning protein ParB, with the protein product MPKIDEIKNNQSSKSFKKREYRPWNIDGNSISPDMEKSKDKFMQGIIKDIREAEKLFNEIQNEKKQKQITMTNVDTILEVDCSIIKNWEFHDRPEGELGDIEGLASEFKEIGQQQPCIVRELSINNQYKYELIVGERRWHAAKVAGLKLKVIVKKLSDQEAAIIQASENYNRKDLSDYARGMSYSKLIDNNIITPKDLAEKLGISKQQISRLLSFAKIPVEITSQIQDMSKISSRTAEQIKQLSSKGSNYTEAIISLADKLRNGDIGQEKLQLLVEKKIQAIPAKEVGSNKIFNPDGEHLYTIKEENNIPASIIFSKKVMTMFNEEQININRLNQMLQIFFARS